The stretch of DNA TTCGGCGAGGTTGTCGTCCAGCTCCAGGGCTTTCAGCGCCGCCTCCTGCGCCAGCGGGAAGGCGTCTTTCGGCATGCGAATGCCATAGACGACCAGCATGTTGTAACAGTCGGCCAGTCCCGCATAAGCCGCCGCGTCGTCGGCATCTATGTCAATGGCCTTCTGAAAATATTCGAGGCCCTGCTGCAAGCCGCCCGCCGTGCGCTTGTTCAGCGCGTTGCGCCCAAGCAGGTAATAGCGGCTGGCTTCGAGCTGCTTCTTCTCTTCGACGCTGAGCTTCAGCCGCAGGTTTTCGAAGATGTCTTTCGAGATGTCTTCCGGCACCAGCAAGAGGTCGGCGATCTTGCGGTCATAATGCCGCCCCCAGATTTGCGAGACGTTCGCCACGTCAATCAGATCGGCCTGGATGCTGAGCGCGTCACCCTGCCGATGAATGCGCCCTGTGAGGACAGCGCGAGCGCCAAGCTCGCGCCCGACCTTTTGCAGATCAGCCATGTTGCCTTTGTAATTAAAGGCCAGGCTGCGCGGCACGACGCGGAGCTTCGGCAGTTGCGCCAGGTTGTTGATCAGATTCTCGGCCAGGCGGTCGTTGAGGAATTCGGTCTCGGCATCCCCGGCGTCGGCGACAAATGGCAACACGGCAATCGAATCGATGTTGCCGCTGCCGCTCGTCGCGCGGTTGGCTCGGAAAAAGATGAAGGCGACCGTCGCTGCCACCAGCAAGACAATCGCCGCGAGCAGCGCGACGCGCTGCCGCAAGAGACGACCCCGGATGCCTGTGATCAGTCGGCGGCGCGTCGCGACTGACGAAGCAACTGACCCAACATCGCTTGCCGTCGCGGTCGAGACGTAAGCCGGGCGCGCAGCCACCGCGACCGCCGCCGCGCCGTTGTCGCCGGTCGTCCGATCCAAAGTGACGTCGGTCACCGCGCCGTCTGTGCTCAGTGGCGGCGCGAAGGCATGGCGCGCAGTCAGATCACCGTTCGCGCCGGCTTGCGCGGCTTCGCCGTCGGCGGACTGGCGAACGCTGGCGGCGAAGCGATAGCCGCGCCGCGCCACCGTCTCGATGAAGGGCTTGCCGTCACTGGTTTCGCCGAGCGCCTTGCGCAGCAATGAAATGTTCTGTGTCAGGTTGCCTTCTTCGACAAAGCTATCGGGCCAGACCTGGCGCATCAGCTCGTCTTTCCCGACGACGCGCCCGCTGTTTTCGACCAGCGCCAGCAAGATACCGAAGACCTTTGGCGTCAGCGACACAGGCTCGCCGCCGCGCTGCAACGTGCGCTCAGCGCGGTCGAGGCGGAAGCGGCCAAATTCATAAATCCGCGGCTGCTCGGTGGTCATTCGGGCCTTGAGAAATCTAATTGAGAAAAGTTTGAGCGGTTTCTGAGGACATGCGGACGGCGCCGGCAGTATTTTGCGTCCGTTGCTCGTTGCCGGCGCGGCTGGCAGTCCTGAAGCCGCGC from Blastocatellia bacterium encodes:
- a CDS encoding winged helix-turn-helix domain-containing protein; protein product: MTTEQPRIYEFGRFRLDRAERTLQRGGEPVSLTPKVFGILLALVENSGRVVGKDELMRQVWPDSFVEEGNLTQNISLLRKALGETSDGKPFIETVARRGYRFAASVRQSADGEAAQAGANGDLTARHAFAPPLSTDGAVTDVTLDRTTGDNGAAAVAVAARPAYVSTATASDVGSVASSVATRRRLITGIRGRLLRQRVALLAAIVLLVAATVAFIFFRANRATSGSGNIDSIAVLPFVADAGDAETEFLNDRLAENLINNLAQLPKLRVVPRSLAFNYKGNMADLQKVGRELGARAVLTGRIHRQGDALSIQADLIDVANVSQIWGRHYDRKIADLLLVPEDISKDIFENLRLKLSVEEKKQLEASRYYLLGRNALNKRTAGGLQQGLEYFQKAIDIDADDAAAYAGLADCYNMLVVYGIRMPKDAFPLAQEAALKALELDDNLAEAHTSLAFIKHRWNWERQDAEREFLRAIKDKPAYGPAHQWYSSYLVAVGRTDEAIAEARRAAELDPLSFSTGIHLGWIYYMAGRYDEAIAHCLKLLAVDPGFFPVYRYLGLSYEQKGMYKEAIAAFDRGIKLSGSPLLVALIGHAYAVAGNRKEAERVLDELQEMSGQRYVSPCTVAAIYAGLRDSERTFEWLEKAIAERDIWLMNLRVDPVFKEMRGDRRFKAILLRLGLIP